A region from the Cannabis sativa cultivar Pink pepper isolate KNU-18-1 chromosome 9, ASM2916894v1, whole genome shotgun sequence genome encodes:
- the LOC115723027 gene encoding uncharacterized protein LOC115723027, protein MSTPHLSWSFLILNLLIFHFPLRTSAIRKDIGLGKRICRNTVQGRYSLSDDNGYVCDALSVDSESRCCPEIGDKFSCHGCNLLSQCCNSYEYCVSCCLNPSKTMKHSIIKMKIAKPATAGTYANVFDFCAGRCRHNSESVVHENAYISDFHHCFSTTSKSSGANSTMLEARLNGIDVVVGRQGESCDSVCKSNGQSCVPNKLLVLNQCDIMQKYMRCKGACLSSMGSDQPAEVVDNAPKHLNPGACLYTRTQSMLSCDGSHQHTRRLCPCA, encoded by the exons ATGTCGACGCCCCATCTTAGTTGGTCCTTCCTAATCCTCAACTTACTCATCTTTCATTTTCCATTAAGAACCTCAGCAATCAG GAAGGATATTGGATTAGGAAAACGTATTTGCAGGAATACGGTTCAAGGAAGATACTCACTGTCCGATGACAATG GCTATGTTTGTGATGCTCTATCAGTGGATTCAGAATCTCGCTGCTGTCCTGAAATAGGAGACAAATTTTCTTGTCA TGGATGCAACCTTCTTTCACAGTGTTGCAATTCTTATGAATATTGTGTGTCTTGCTGCTTAAATCCATCAAAG ACGATGAAGCACAGTATCATAAAGATGAAGATTGCAAAGCCAGCTACTGCAG GAACTTATGCAAATGTCTTCGACTTTTGTGCTGGGAGGTGCCGTCATAATTCTGAGAGTGTG GTTCATGAAAATGCATACATCAGCGATTTTCATCACTGTTTCTCCACGACATCAAAGTCTTCAG GGGCAAATTCTACAATGCTAGAAGCCAGACTTAATGGCATTGATGTTGTTGTTGGAAG GCAAGGTGAGTCATGTGATTCAGTTTGCAAGTCAAATGGACAATCATGTGTTCCAAATAAGCTTTTGGTGCTTAATCAATGTGACAT TATGCAGAAATACATGCGATGCAAAGGAGCTTGTTTGTCAAGCATGGGATCCGATCAACCTGCTGAAGTTGTTGATAATGCCCCTAAAcatttg AATCCTGGAGCATGTTTGTACACCCGGACGCAGTCCATGCTTTCATGTGATGGTTCTCATCAGCATACCAGGAGGTTGTGCCCTTGTGCATAG